The Takifugu flavidus isolate HTHZ2018 chromosome 17, ASM371156v2, whole genome shotgun sequence genome contains a region encoding:
- the ankrd33ba gene encoding ankyrin repeat domain-containing protein 33B — protein MVLITDDRDGGGASSVRLKQLQHQHKVGPNIPQVHSTIAEESQSNSEEDDIGLCDGDDEDDDGGEEDDNGFEEVDFEDLDDCRSILSDDSFYPPDDVFADSERSPSPQSPEPLSFFRACCTNNAAIVRLMIRHGVKLDEVNETDRNNRIGLLVACYQGFVDVVIALSQCPHLDVNWQDSEGNTALITAAQAGHITITNYLLNYYPGLDIERRNCHGFTALMKAAMQGRLECVRSLMMAGAALNARDCGRNFTAREWALFTGRYETVWLMMRLMERPCPSQYRDDYSLEWPPLASLVAKAQEPRGCLKRLSDTVRQVFNIANVTNPEDEGVIDHMVSVTTAMKSPFIAVACHTVLPDSPPSVGKRCYAVPEIIRQQRAKELRLVNPDRVDSHVKLFQNSRVTLVPKNSGDRRASLQIQNLLPRNRSSSLGLVAYNNVLELRRTSLLPMHMVLRRSSVRPGFSIPKVRVSKAPTPTYHPEKIRRKSSAKDGGGHLLQIPKWRYKELKEERKKAEEAERRRLEAITKRHLGKRK, from the exons ATGGTGCTCATCACGGACGACAGGGATGGAGGAGGCGCTTCGTCTGTGCGGctcaaacagctccagcaccagcacaaaGTCGGGCCGAACATCCCCCAAGTTCACTCGACCATAGCCGAGGAGTCCCAGTCCAACTCCGAGGAAGACGACATTGGTCTGTGCGACGGggacgacgaggacgacgaCGGGGGCGAGGAAGACGATAATGGCTTCGAAGAAGTTGACTTCGAGGACTTGGACGACTGTCGCAGCATCCTCTCGGACGACTCCTTCTACCCGCCCGATGATGTGTTCgcggactcggagcgcagtccGTCTCCCCAGAGCCCGGAGCCGCTATCTTTCTTCCGGGCGTGTTGCACAAACAACGCGGCCATCGTGCGGTTGATGATCCGCCACGGAGTGAAGCTGGACGAGGTCAATGAGACGGACCGGAACAACCGG ATAGGGCTCTTGGTTGCGTGTTACCAAGGTTTTGTGGACGTTGTCATAGCGCTGTCTCAGTGCCCTCATCTGGATGTGAACTGGCAGGACAGCGAGGGAAACACAGCACTCATCACCGCCGCTCAAGCAG GACACATAACCATCACCAACTACCTGCTCAACTACTACCCAGGGCTGGACATCGAGAGAAGGAACTGCCACGGCTTCACCGCCCTGATGAAAGCCGCCATGCAGGGACGGCTGGAGTGCGTACGCTCGCTCATGATGGCAG GCGCTGCCCTCAATGCCAGGGACTGCGGCCGAAACTTCACGGCGCGGGAGTGGGCCTTATTCACGGGCCGGTATGAAACGGTCTGGTTGATGATGCGCCTGATGGAGCGGCCCTGTCCCTCGCAGTACCGCGACGACTACAG TCTAGAGTGGCCCCCACTTGCATCCCTAGTTGCCAAAGCCCAAGAGCCCCGCGGCTGTCTGAAGCGCCTGTCAGACACCGTGCGGCAGGTCTTTAACATAGCAAATGTCACCAACCCTGAGGATGAAGGTGTCATCGACCACATGGTTTCTGTCACGACGGCCATGAAGAGCCCTTTTATTGCGGTGGCGTGCCACACG GTGCTCCCTGACAGCCCTCCAAGTGTGGGTAAAAGGTGTTATGCAGTCCCTGAGATCATCCGCCAACAGCGCGCCAAAGAGCTTCGCTTGGTCAACCCTGACAGGGTGGACAGCCACGTCAAACTCTTCCAGAACTCCCGGGTCACACTGGTACCCAAGAACTCAGGAGACCGCCGCGCCAGCCTTCAGATTCAGAACCTGTTACCTCGAAACCGGAGCTCCAGTTTGGGTCTGGTGGCTTACAACAACGTGCTGGAGCTGAGGAGAACCAGCTTGCTCCCGATGCACATggtgctgaggaggagcagcgtcCGCCCAGGCTTCAGCATCCCCAAAGTAAGGGTGTCCAAGGCACCCACGCCCACCTACCACCCTGAAAAAATCCGGAGGAAGAGCAGCGCCAAAGACGGAGGCGGGCATCTGCTGCAGATCCCTAAGTGGAGATACAAGGAGctgaaagaagaaaggaagaaagctGAGGAAGCAGAgcggaggaggctggaggccaTTACCAAGCGACACCTTggaaaaaggaaatga
- the dap gene encoding death-associated protein 1, whose translation MSSPPKDKVETKGGHAPAVKAGGMRIVQKHQPTAAPEPPQKDDDEEEYVASSPPKIPVVVSGVVTKGDKDFTPAAAQVAHQKPQPGVPKHAPIQHIKPQIHQPRK comes from the exons ATGTCGTCGCCGCCGAAGGACAAAGTGGAGACCAAAGGAGGACATGCCCCTGCAG TGAAGGCAGGAGGCATGAGGATAGTGCAGAAGCACCAGCCCactgctgctccagagcccccacagaaggatgatgatgaagaggagtaTGTTGCCAGCAG CCCACCAAAGATCCCCGTGGTCGTGTCTGGAGTGGTTACaaag ggTGATAAGGACTTCacccctgcagctgctcaggtgGCTCACCAGAAGCCCCAGCCAGGTGTCCCTAAACACGCCCCCATCCAGCACATCAAACCGCAGATCCACCAGCCCCGCAAGTGA